From Paenibacillus sp. PK3_47, the proteins below share one genomic window:
- a CDS encoding DUF2264 domain-containing protein, which translates to MNGKEQRKYWLDTMLLIGTPVLEALRQRTLKNTLPMEFHSDRSTFAPLEAFARLACGMAPWLELEGLEGEEEQLREYYAKLMLEALDAATDPESADYMNFEVEGQPLVDAAFLAHALVRAPKRLASRLDKRVKANVIAALKKTRRTATSGSNWLLFSAMVEAALYILGDPEYDRMRVGYAVHMFMDWYKGDGVYGDGKDFHWDYYNSFVIQPMLVDVITLFEQDAAPYPSLKPLIMQRAQRYSAVLERMIAPDGTYPFLGRSIVYRFGAFQLLSQAALQHFLDESLQPAQVRCALTAVIKRIMDFPGNLDGNGWLCPGVYGYQPELAEGYINTGSLYLCASVFLPLGLLPADPFWSGDNVKWTAQQIVSGEDVMRDHAL; encoded by the coding sequence ATGAACGGTAAGGAACAGCGTAAATATTGGCTGGATACGATGCTGCTGATCGGCACCCCGGTGCTTGAAGCATTAAGGCAAAGAACCTTGAAGAACACGCTGCCGATGGAGTTCCACAGTGACCGGAGCACTTTCGCGCCGCTTGAAGCATTTGCAAGGCTGGCCTGCGGCATGGCGCCATGGCTGGAGCTGGAAGGCCTTGAAGGTGAGGAAGAACAGCTTAGAGAGTATTATGCAAAGCTAATGTTGGAAGCGCTTGATGCGGCTACGGACCCGGAGTCTGCAGACTATATGAATTTTGAGGTGGAGGGGCAGCCGCTGGTAGATGCTGCTTTTCTTGCTCATGCTTTGGTGCGTGCACCTAAACGGCTTGCCTCCCGGCTGGATAAACGCGTCAAAGCCAATGTCATCGCCGCTCTAAAAAAGACCCGCCGCACCGCCACCAGCGGCAGTAACTGGCTGCTGTTCAGCGCAATGGTGGAAGCAGCGCTATACATCCTCGGCGATCCGGAATATGACCGGATGCGTGTAGGCTATGCAGTCCATATGTTCATGGACTGGTACAAAGGCGACGGCGTGTACGGGGACGGGAAGGATTTTCACTGGGACTATTACAACAGCTTTGTCATCCAGCCGATGCTTGTCGATGTGATAACGCTGTTCGAGCAGGATGCGGCGCCTTATCCATCTTTGAAGCCGCTGATTATGCAGCGGGCACAGCGGTATTCCGCCGTGCTGGAGCGGATGATCGCACCGGACGGCACGTATCCGTTCCTTGGACGTTCCATCGTCTACCGGTTCGGTGCATTCCAGCTGCTCTCGCAGGCGGCACTCCAGCATTTCCTGGATGAATCCCTGCAGCCTGCCCAGGTGCGCTGCGCCTTGACGGCTGTTATCAAGCGGATCATGGATTTCCCGGGAAATCTGGATGGGAACGGCTGGCTGTGCCCGGGCGTTTATGGCTACCAGCCGGAGCTGGCGGAGGGTTACATCAATACAGGGAGCCTGTATTTATGCGCATCGGTGTTTCTTCCACTCGGGCTGCTGCCGGCAGATCCATTCTGGAGCGGGGACAACGTGAAATGGACCGCACAGCAAATCGTGTCCGGTGAGGATGTTATG